Below is a genomic region from Anas platyrhynchos isolate ZD024472 breed Pekin duck chromosome 4, IASCAAS_PekinDuck_T2T, whole genome shotgun sequence.
AGGGAGACCTGCGAGGGGACCAGAGGGCTCAGAGCACATCAGCTGCTCCTGGGACATCTCCCCCCAGCCAAGCATCCCTCCCGTGCCCACTGGGAGCTGTTTCTCCCAGTGCCCAGGACAGATCCGGCACCATTcccaccagcacccagctctgcagcactggCAGGGCCCCCGTGGAAGAACCCAGGAATATTTCCTAGGATTTTGGCCCCGCAGCTTTTGGGATGCTTCCATCAAGGGCTTGGATCTTTTGGGTGTTTTCTATAATTTTTCTCCACCGGAGCAGCATTTACAAGAAAAAGTCTTTTGGCATCAATGCATGATTTAAATGTgcatttaaatgatttaaacGTTCATTTAAATGTATGATTTAAATGTTCATTCTTCAGGGCTTCATGACAGAGAGGATGCAGCTTGGCAGGAATAACTCCGTGCTTTTCTTGGCCCTGTAATGAAATAATAGCATCCCTTGCACAGCGTttgagaggaaggaggaagttTGTCATACCTCTGACTTCTTGCTCAGGAGGCAAATTAGAGTGCTCGCAGCCTTGCCGGCCCAGCTGACGCAGAGGGCAAGGTCTGCGAAGGAGGCGAGGCTCAGCACCCAGGTGGTGCCGCCACAGGGACTCACGAGGGGATGGGGACCGTGGAGGGTGGCAGAGTCAGGATAAGGTGCACCATTCCCTATGCTGCTCTCACTTGTCTCCTGAAGGAGACACGCAGCAAACGCGATGGCTGGGGACCGCTGGGGTTAACCCAGGGTGAGAGCACTGCTGTATTCCCCACGTAGGTGAGGACTACCTGCTTGCCGTGGCACGGCTGCCACATCCAGCTCTGTTTTCCTGGGCTGGAGCTCCTCTCTTTTGTGCTGCCTCTCAGCCGGTGTAACAGCCGAACAGCTTGCCACGCTTGCCTCTGGAGTGGCTCTGAGCAATGTGCTGCTAATGAAGCTCCCAGCCCAGGCCAGGTATGTGTTCCCAAAGCAGGGCATGGAAGTGAGACATCACCTTCATGTGACGTGCAGGAACCAGGACAACAGCATGCCCGCaggagagggagctgctccgTGCACTAGGTGGTATACCCGGGGTTTCCCAGATGACTGGCACTGATGATCTTGAAAGGGAGGATATCTGCACTACAGGGATTTGGATTTTTCTCTCCTATTTCCATCTTCAACCCATGCAAAGCCCCCACAGGGCTCTAAACTGGGCAGAAAGGATGGCACCAGGCAATGTGCCTCATCCTGGCAGCTCCGcatccagccctgctcccagccaggtCCAGCAGGGCAGGATGGCCCTAAGGGAATCAGATGGGCACATTCCTCGGCGCTGAACTATGCTCGGTATCCTTTGATAACTGATGTCCTTCAGTTGCTTTGACAACCCTGCCTGCCTCCTAGCTCCTGATGTCATGTGGTCCTGAAGGCAGATTTCTGGTGTTTTTCTATCTTTTGTTCCAGTGCACTCTTCTGGCTACTGCTCCCAGCCGCAGCCCAGGTGCTGGGAGGACGAGGGACCCACTGCCTCAGCAGTCCTTCACCTTTTCAGATGTGCTCGTAGAGGACCCGGCTTGCTGCTGACCTCCCAGCCCTGTGGGTACAGGCTGTCCTGAGCAGGATGTGGTGGCACGTGGGGCCCTCAGCCAGGGATGCTATGCGGGGTCCCCGCAGGACCCGAGGCTCAGGAGCAGCCTGTATTGCTGGTGGGACCCCTTTTCTAGGCTGGAGGAGAGGACAGCCTGATGTGTTGTGACCCGAGGTGGCAGTGGCCAGGCTGGAGCTCAGGGTCCCATGGCGATggtggtgcagggctgggacatTTAGGGTGAGGCTTCAAGCAGGCAGCACGGGATCCCAGGGAGGTTTCGCAGAGGGTCAGCGAGGTCTCGCAGAGGCCTGGCAGCCCTCTGGGGTCCTGCCACACCTGGTGGAGCAGCAAGACGCCCTGCTACAGGCTGTGATGATGGCCTGTAACCTGCTGGGCCAGTCACACCCGGCTGACGTGCCCCGGGACGTCCGAGGGCAGCCTTACTTCAAAGCCACTGAGGTGCAGGGCCAAGCCTGACCTCGAGAGCCCCAGGGCTGGAGGACGCGTGGTGCAGGCCGGCAGCACGTCCACCCGGAGCTGCTTCCTGCCCCGGCGTGGCCACCTCTACATCCCGGGCCCCCAAAATGCTGGGTGCGAGCTCTGCACTTCCCTTTGCAGAGGTTTAGGTGCCTGCTGGTGTGATTTTGAGTTTGGAGTTAACGCTGCCTGCACTGGGGGGGCGAGGCCTGGTGGTGGCACAGCTCCcggtgccctcctgctgcctgcctgggagaGGTGCTCAGTGCTCCccatggaggcagcggggggctgcgggtgccCCCTGCCAGGAACCTGTGCCCGCTTCCcgttaaagaaggaaaaggccaccccaaaacacctcctTTCCCTCGCCTTTGATCTCCTTCGTGTTCCTCCCGCCAAGTGAGTCTTGGGAAGACTGCGGGAGTGCTTGAACCTGGTCAAGGGAGGAGAAATGGAGGATAGCAGTGTTCctgtaccaaaaataaaaaaaaaaagaaaaaaaagaaaggctatAAAGGGAAAATCAACATCAATCCTCAACATGCCTCCAAGTGCTCCCACCTCCCCTTCAGCACTGGGATTTGGAGCCTGCTCTCCTGGGTGCCACCAGCGAGGGGCTTTGGGGGAAGCGGCTTTCAGGGCAGCAACGAAAATCGGTGTTGTCTTGAgattgttttcctcctttctcacaTAGCCCCATGACAAGGTGCTCAGGGGGTGTACATAAGAGTGCATGGGAATAGAAATTCCTCCCGACGTCACTTGTTGTTGGCATGCCCTTCCCGCAGCCTGGCTgtgcccggggagctgctggggaccGCCTGGAGCTGAGCTTCTCTCTGGAGAgagcaggagggagaaaaaatagcAGTCACTGGTGGGGACAGGGGAAAGAATGACTCATCTTCATGCGAAGAAATGGCGATGAATGAATGCACAAGGAAATGGGGGAGAAGAAAGCTGCCCTGTGTTATCGCTCCCAGCTGCGTGGTGCCTGCTGGAGGGGCAGCGGGGATGGGGCCGCCAGCCTGGGCTagggggtgctgagccctgcaggGGGTGGGTTGGGATGCATGGGATGGGGAGTCCCAGGGTGCTGGGACCCTCTACCCCATGGCCTAGGAACGAGAGCAGGAAGAAatcctcctttccctccctgtCTGCTCCTAAAGGGGGATTTCAGCTGGCTTTGGGTTCCTGGGAGTTGTGACAAGCGCACAAGGTGCCAGCTGCCACAAGGATGTCTCCCTTACTAaccctcctttttctccctcccagGACTTGGTGATGACCCCACAGCTTCACCCCTTGCCCCCGCCAGCACCCCCCCAGAAGTGGTGGGGacagcagcggggccgggctcgGGGGGCAcagctgtccctgcagcagctccccaccagCCTACACCACCGACTGCCACGGGACCCACCAGAGATGAGGTGTCCTCCGGGCCAGCTGAGGTGGATGACCCCAATGGGGGCACTGTGGCCATGTTGTCCCCTGCTTCCATCCCCACAAGCACTGTCGCTGCAGCGGACAACCCCCCCGTAGCCTTCAGCTCGGTGCCACCGGCCTTGGAGACAGCCCCAAGTCCTCGGACAGTGCATAATGCCAGCGTGGAGGGAGGGACGACGGATTTggggacacctcccagccccacggccACACCTACacccttctcttcctccccacgCAGCAGCACCCCATACTCATCCCCTGGGACGGTGTTGTCCCCACCGACCgtccccagcagcaccacccaGTCACCAGTGCCGATGAAGACTGTCCCTTCCCCAGGGACGATGGCCGTGGCATCAAGCCTGGCCACGGAGCCAACGTCCCCCTCAGTGACTGTGGCCAGCCCCACCGAGGACACAGCCGATGGCAAAAGCACCCCCTCCACCGGAGTCACCATGGAAGAGGTCCCACGTGCCTTGAGCGCAGGTGAGCATCTCCCCTCCCCGTGCACGTATGCAGGCACacacaccacttttttttttttttcctgcccttgCCATTTATGGCTTCCTTTTCTAGTTGTTTTTTCACCTAGAAGTGACACAAGAGCCTGGTTGTCAACCCTGAGAGCAAGGCTGAGCTTTCTTGATGTGCTCCCTGGAGGAGCCATCCACCACCTGGCTGCAGTAGCCTCCCACTGTGATTACTTTGTGACCTGTGGGCCCTGGGGAGAAACCCAGTTGTGTTTTAGCCCGAATCCACCTGCACTGTGTTACGGGAAGGTGGAGATCCCAAAAGTATATGGGTGCCTGGCACTGCTGCATGGCACAGCCCCTTCAGAAGGGGCTTTGGGAAGCCCAAAGGGGGTGTCTGTGCTGGAGATGGCCGGCAGGGTTGCATCCCAGAGCTGCTGAGGACAATGTGGCTGAGGGCTGAGCgctgctctctctgctgctgcccgcAGGGAGCATCGTGGCCATAACAGTGACGGTCAtcgtgctggtggtgctggtctTCGCGGCGGCGGCGTACCTCAAGATCAGGTAAGGCCAGCAGCCCACAGCGGGGACAAGCGTGAGGGCCATGCCTCGGAGCAAGGCCTCGAGTCCCAGCCTTGTGTATCGTGCCCCTATTTGGGCTTCAAGGTGCTGGAGGGCAGCCGGTGTGCTTGCTGCTCTGGGGGCCTCCCTGGCTGTGTTCGCCTTCTGCAGGCTGACCCGCTGCGTGCTTCCCCACAGGCACTCCTCCTACGGCCGGCTGCTGGACGACCACGACTACGGCTCCTGGGGGAACTACAACAACCCCCTCTACGACGACTCCTAGCAGGAGAAGATCCTTATTTATCAGCGCTTCTGCAGCACGGCACCCGCTGCTTCCCCCCCACCGTGTGTGCTGGGCCGTGGCCAGAGCAGGCGCCTGGGCACCGAGCCGCAGCCACCGTGAGCAGGACCACGGCAGGTCCAGCAGAGGACAGGCGGCCGGAGGGCGGGTGCATGGCACCCACAATAAACCTGAGCGTTGGCCCTTTGCGTGGGAAGCTCTCTGATAATACGGGATGGATGCCGCCGCACCTTGGCTTCAGCAGCCGAGTGGGtcctgggggtgggaggggttgGCAGCTTTGCTTTTAGCCCAATAAACCCGAATTCcctgggggaggagagggggaaggaTGGAGGCTTACACTGCATCGTGGTGCCCTCGGAAGGAACATGGGGGAAGCCAAGAGGGTCCCACTGCTTTGTGCATCCCTCCCTCCCAAATCACCTCCCTGCATTGCCCCACTGCAAAATCCTCTGCCTTCCCTCACCTGTGGTAGCTTGCCATGGGTCACAGGGCATTACAACTGCTCCTTtgcctgtttcttcttttttatttttttcttttttttttgtgtgtgtgtttgtgcacagaaacttatttcctttttaatccCACTTTTTAATTTGTATGTTTATATTCCCAAATACCATGTGAGAATGCCCAGGAAAGGTTCCCACCTGCACTTCTGGGATGAGAAGCAACTCACTGTTGCACCCATAGCTGTCTGCTTCACAACATTACTTTTAATCCTTGAAATACCTCTCCTCTAAAATACACTGAAGCCGCTTTAATCCCCAGTTTATGCATATACCTgcttggacaaaaaaaaaaaaaaaaaaaaaaaaaaaaaagggtgattTATGGCTGTTCTCATCTTTACAAGCTGTAATGCAGATGCATGCTTCTACCAGAGCAGGTGTGCTGGCAAGGTCTTTTGTCACTTTTGCAGGATCAGCACCTTGAAGCTGCCCATTCAGGGGACAGCTATGATGGGCAGGACTGCATTTCTGCTCTGGCTCCATGTCAGAGCAAGCCCCACGTGTCCTGAAACCaggagctccagccctcctctAGCCATGATGTGTGAGCATCTGGGTAACACTGACTGAGCACTGGAGCAGGGGGTTATTTTGGGAATGGGCCAGTCACTGCCCCTACAACAGGGTCCCCCAGCACCTTTGCAGCCCCAAACCAGTGGGCCCATGGAGAAAACTATCGTTTTTTGGGAGCTGTCACTGGGTGGCTGAGGTTCACCTCAATGCGGAGATCCCACTGCTGGGCTTGGTGGCACTAAGGCTGAGCTGTGGGTACCAAGTGGTTGTTTAATCTCTTT
It encodes:
- the PARM1 gene encoding prostate androgen-regulated mucin-like protein 1; its protein translation is MGCCCRLLLALLLLLPAGLGDDPTASPLAPASTPPEVVGTAAGPGSGGTAVPAAAPHQPTPPTATGPTRDEVSSGPAEVDDPNGGTVAMLSPASIPTSTVAAADNPPVAFSSVPPALETAPSPRTVHNASVEGGTTDLGTPPSPTATPTPFSSSPRSSTPYSSPGTVLSPPTVPSSTTQSPVPMKTVPSPGTMAVASSLATEPTSPSVTVASPTEDTADGKSTPSTGVTMEEVPRALSAGSIVAITVTVIVLVVLVFAAAAYLKIRHSSYGRLLDDHDYGSWGNYNNPLYDDS